Proteins from one Triticum aestivum cultivar Chinese Spring chromosome 7A, IWGSC CS RefSeq v2.1, whole genome shotgun sequence genomic window:
- the LOC123149519 gene encoding uncharacterized protein isoform X1, translated as MTEFSLSLRSDAATSDMCWNFWHRWRRHHLHRPLPGRLRECVRPTIKLVMTHFEFPSKSQPFQIHQHRFSTSRISYLWSGATKISIEVLSKCCDYLAHTTCREITLYYEDFKIREICRSTEYIPYAVD; from the exons ATGACAGAGTTCTCTTT ATCCTTGAGGTCAGATGCGGCAACTAGCGACATGTGCTGGAACTTCTGGCATCGCTGGCGACGGCATCACCTGCATCGACCTCTCCCTGGTCGCCTTCGAGAGTGTGTGCGGCCGACCATCAAGCTTGTTATGACGCACTTTGAATTTCCGAGCAAGTCGCAGCCTTTTCAGATTCATCAACACAG GTTTTCAACATCACGAATTTCATACTTATGGAGTGGAGCTACCAAAATATCTATTGAG GTGCTATCCAAGTGTTGTGATTATTTAGCACACACAACTTGCAGGGAGATAACTCTATACTATGAAGACTTTAAAATACGA GAAATATGTCGAAGCACAGAATATATTCCATATGCAGTGGACTAA
- the LOC123149519 gene encoding uncharacterized protein isoform X2, with protein sequence MTEFSLSLRSDAATSDMCWNFWHRWRRHHLHRPLPGRLRECVRPTIKLVMTHFEFPSKSQPFQIHQHRFSTSRISYLWSGATKISIEEICRSTEYIPYAVD encoded by the exons ATGACAGAGTTCTCTTT ATCCTTGAGGTCAGATGCGGCAACTAGCGACATGTGCTGGAACTTCTGGCATCGCTGGCGACGGCATCACCTGCATCGACCTCTCCCTGGTCGCCTTCGAGAGTGTGTGCGGCCGACCATCAAGCTTGTTATGACGCACTTTGAATTTCCGAGCAAGTCGCAGCCTTTTCAGATTCATCAACACAG GTTTTCAACATCACGAATTTCATACTTATGGAGTGGAGCTACCAAAATATCTATTGAG GAAATATGTCGAAGCACAGAATATATTCCATATGCAGTGGACTAA